The following DNA comes from Thermococcus piezophilus.
TTGTTACCCGCTTTGCAACCTCCATAAACTTCCTACCATCCCTGAGCCCCTCGATGTAAAGCGCTATCGCCTTGCTCTCAGGGTCGTTGGCTAAGTACTCCATGAATTCGGCGAAATCAATGTCAGCCATATTACCTATGCTGACGAACTTAGAAAAGCCGATGCCCTCCTTGATGGTCTTGTAGATGATTCCAGCCCCCAAAGCTCCGCTCTGGCTGATAAAGGCTATGTCGCCCTTCTTAGCATTGGTCACGAAGGTGGCGTTCATGCCGTTGTGGGTATTCATTATTCCAACGCAGTTGGGGCCAACTATTCTCATTCCGTACCTGTGGGCAATCTCGACGAGCTCACACTCCTCTTTCTTTCCTTCCTCACCAGTCTCGCCGAAGCCCGCGGTGATGAGTACTATTCCCTTGACGCCCTTCTCGCCGCAGTCGATTATCGTTTGCTTGACGAACTTCTTGGGGACGACGATAACCGCTAGCTCCACGTCATCCGGAATGTCCTTGACGTTCCTGTAGGCCTTGACTCCCTGAACGATTTCGTCCTTGACGTTCACCGGATAGACCTTGCCGTCCTGGTACCCTTTGAGATTCTTGAAGACCTCGTAGCCAAGCTTGAGAGGATCGTTAGAAGCTCCGATTACGGCTATGGCCTTGGGTTTGAAGAAGTAATCAAACGTCATCAGGATCACCGAACCTAACTCGGTGGAATTCTATATAAGCTTTCTCAAAACGGCCAGTAAGGCAAATATGAACATGGAAGAGAATAAGTAAAGCTCCCATGAGCTAAAAAGACCATTATTGACCAATTCCTCAAGAGTCGAAAGATTTAAGTGAGCTTTGGTTATTATATCCGCTAGGGGTGATGATATGGTGAAGGTGAGGTTTCTGGGCCATGCAGCTTTCGAGATAGTGGGAAGCAAGAGGATTCTCATCGACCCCTTCCTGACGGGCAACCCGGCCGCGGCAGTAAAGCCCGAGGAGCTTGAAGCCGACCTGGTCCTAGTTACCCACGCCCACGGCGACCACATTGGCGATGCCGTATTGATAGCCCAAAGAACCGGCGCTAAGATAGTGGCGATGTACGACATAGCCACCTATCTCATGGAGAACAACAAGGGGATAACGACCATAGGCATGAACTACGGTCCGACCGAGATTGAGGGCGTGAAAATCGTTCAGGTTCCGGCCTGGCACTCCAGCAGCGACGGCAAGTACAGCATTGGAAACGCCTGTGGTTACATCATCGATCTCGATGGTGTTAAAATCTACCACGCCGGCGACACCTTCGTGTTCAGGGACATGGAGCTGCTCGCAGAGCTCTACGGGCCGATTGATTTGGCACTCCTCCCAATAGGCGGCCACTTCACGATGGGGCCGAAGGAAGCAGCCAAGGCCGTCGAGTTCCTCAAGCCGAGGAGGGTCGTTCCGATGCACTACAACACCTGGCCACCGATTGCCAAAGACCCTGAGGAGTTCAAGAGGCTCGTCGGAGATAAGGCAGAGGTCGTAATACTCAAGCCCGGCGAGAGCCTGGAGCTTTGAAAAACCTTTTAAGGAGCTCCCCCTACTCTTTTTTCAGGTGATAAAATGGTCAAAAGGGCCCTTGTCTTTGTGCTCATCCTGTTTATGGTCTCGCCCCTCATACTTTCCCTCTCCGCCGCTCAGGAGGAGACTCCAAAATATGACCTGATAATCGTGAGGAACGATGATTTGATAGATTACATCGTGGCGTGGCCGTACGCCAAGATGCTCGGTGTCCCTATTCTGCCCGTTGATCCGAAGGAACTCGATCCGGGAACGCTGGCCCAGCTCCAGTCCTATGCCCAGTCCGGCTGGAACCACGTGCTTATCATAGGGGACTCCCAAGCGGTAAGCAACGATGTTCAGGACGAGCTACTGAACATAGGCTTCGTAGTCGAGAGAATAGGCGGGGCCGTTAGAACCGAAACTGCCGCAAAGCTTGCACTCCACTTCTATCCCAACGGCGCGGAGACCGTCGTCGTGGCCAGCTCCAGCGACTACGGCTCAGCTCTGGCAGCGGCTAGATGGGCAATGAACTACAACTACCCCCTGCTCCTCACGCAGGAGGATGCCCTCTCAGACTCAACGGCCGATGCTATCAAGAAGCTGAAGCCGGAGTTGGTCATCCTAATGGGAGCGGGCATGTCAAAGGACGTGCAGACGAAGATAGAGGCATTGGGCTACCAAACGTATTGGCTCAAAGAGGACATAGAGATAACCGTACCCAAACCCAAAGAGGAAGGAACCAACTGGATCATGGTAATCGCCGCGGTGCTGCTGTCTCTAGCCGTCGCGGTGCCGGTTTCGCTCTACTACGCCAAGAAGCGCTGGGCCGCCAACAGGGTCCCAATAGAGGTGCTCACGGAGAAGGAGCGCATAGTCGTCAAGGCAATACTCGACAGGGGAGGCGTTATAAAACAGGAGGAGCTGCCCGAACTGACGGGCTATTCCAGACCGACCATAAGCAGGATAATCCAGGAGCTGGAGAAGAAGCAACTCGTCACGAGGGAAAAGGTGGGCAAGACATTCATAGTCAAGCTGACAAAAGAAATAGCGATTAGGGAATAACGGTCAGCAAGCCCAAACCGCTCATCACGGTTCAGACCCTTAGCTTTTCTTCATCCCTCAGAAAAAGTGGGAGGGATCAAGCCTTCTTAAAGAGGTGGCCGTGAGCCTTGTTGATATGCCTCACGTAGTCCTTGCTCCTGCGGAAGACCATTCCGCACCTTGGGCAGCGGAAGTAGAGCTCTCCGTCCCTGTCCTTGAACTTGATGGCCTCCAGCACCGCCATCTCCTCCACCCCTGCCGTAGGTAGAAGAATGAATTTTTAAGCTTTATCCCGCTCGCTTCATTGAGCACTATTTCCCGTTGCCATGCACACCCATCAAAATCCGGAAGAAAAAGGAAGTTCAAATCCAAATCCTGTTGCCCTTGACCTTGAGGTAGCCCAGCGTTTGGAGCTCCTTCAGGAAGTCCTCTATGGCCTCTTCGTCGAAGTATATGTTAACCCTCTCGCGCTTGCCCTCAACCACTATTGGCTCCCTCTCGAGCAGGGCCTCAATGAGCTCGTTCTTCTTCTTGTACTTCTCAGCCAGCTCGAGGATAACATCCGCCAAAACCGAACGAGCAATTCCCTCAAACATGGCCTCGACAATGCTTTCCTCCGTTGCGTACTCCTCGGCTATCTCCAGTGCGGCCTCGACGAGCTCCCTGTCAACCTCCATGACCTCTACATAGTAGTGCCTCTCCAGCGTGAACTCTGTCACCATGCTCGTCTCAAAGCGCTCCTCCAGCTCTTCCAGATACTCTTCGATCTCATCTATCGGAAAGCGCAGCTCAATGGACAGTCCCTCGAGCCTCGGCTTCTCCATGAGAACGAGCCTTCCGTCCTCTTCCATGACAGCACCGACTTCAATGAGGGACGTAACAACAAGCAACTTTCCAAGGTCCGACTCATCAAAGAGCTCCTCAAGTGTCCTTCCCTGGTTTACCTCCCAGTTGCTCATTAGGTCGTCGAAAGCCGCCTTGAGCTCCCCTAGGCTTTCCTCTAGGGGTTCTATATCCTCGGCCTTCTCTATAATCTCGGCGTACGTGCCGTTTATGACCACGTAGTGCGCTATCTCGGGCGAAACCTCCTCCAGAGTTCGGTTCATTATCCCAGCCCTGCTCAGCTCCCTTGAGAGGGCGTTCATATCGTCCTTGCCCAGAACCTCAAATCTCAACTGTCTCACCGATAAAAAGAGAGATGGCATTGGTTATAACCTTTAGGTCTCGATGAGGGTCTCAAGGAGAGCCCTGAGGGGCTTGTTGTGGAGCCGGCTTATGGTCTCCTTCACTTCGTCCTCAAGGCCCTCGGTGTAGGAAGCGTACAGGTAGAGGGCGTAGGCCATGAGCTTAGGGTCACCCTCGTTCATTCTTTCAATGGCCCCTGCAAGGACAGGATTCCGGAGGAGCTCCTCGGCGAGGTTCTTCATGGCCTCTTTATCGTCCTCCTCAATGGCCTTCATGAGTGGACGATAGAAGGATGCGATTATCGTCCGAGCGAGCCGCTCTCTTTCCTCAAACTCGTCCATCGGAGTTCTAACTTCCTGATTTTTGCTCCACATCAGGTAGAGGATGGGGATGAGAATGATCGAGAGGGTTATGAAAAGGTATGGAAGCAAGGGTATGTTTATTACCCCCGGGAGACGGTCCTTGATGCTCATGAAGGCGAGCAGGCCGACGAGCATCCAGACACCAATGAAGATGGTGTAGTAAACGGAGTAGTCTCTCCTTTTAAGTGCCTTGTACTTTGAGGGTGCTCCTATCTCCTCAAGGTAGCGGAGCCTTTCCTCGGCGAACTCTATCTCGGCCTCAAGTCTCTTTATACGCCTGTCCATCTCTTCCAGAACTTTCTCTTTTCCCATCACACTTCACCCAAGAGCAACCGGGCGATCTTTTCGCTGATTACACCTAGTATTGCCTCGCCATTCTCCCTCATCGCCGACCCAGGGTCGTCGTTGACCCCACCCGGGAACAGTTCCCTCCCTATGTCCTTCCTGATGACCCTAACCCTGCTCGTCCTTTTCTCGCCGACTGCTTTGTCCATCTTCACGAGTTCCGGCCTTATGGCGAGCATCACCGACGTTTCGTCCTGGCCTGCATGGCCCTGGCTGGAGCATATGCTGAGTATGTCCTCCCTGAAGTCGATCCACCAGTTTATGAGCCATATCTCGGCGTTCGGATAGCTCTCCGCAACTTCCTCGGCGGCCTCAACGAGCGGATAAACGTTGCCCCCATGGCCGTTCATAAGGACTACCCTCTTGAAGCCCTCCTCGACGAACTCCGAGATGACTTCCCTAACGTAGACTTTGAAGGCATCGGCTCTAACGTCGATGGTCCCGGGATAAACGTTCAGGACGAATGTATGGCCGTACCATATCGGCGGCGCTATTAGAACGTCCTTCCCCGCTTTTCTCACTCTCTTCTCCACGCGCCTGCAGAGCTCCAGGGGGGCAAAAACGTCGGTACCAAGCGGCAAATGCCTGCCGTGGGCTTCCACACTCCCAACGGGAATAAGAACCGTGTCTATTGACTTCTTGGCTTCCTCAAAATCAGGCCAGGTGAGTTCTTCCATCCTCATAATTATCCCCTTATCCCATAAGGAGTGCATCCTCATAAGCCTTTTCTATCGCTACGGTGACTCTTTTCCACGAGTAACGGGTCTCCACGGCTTTCCTTCCGTTGGTTCCAAACCACTTGCGCAGTTCTTCGTCGTTAAGGAGCTTTTGAATTGCCCGTCTAAGCGAAAGCTCGTTGCCTGGTGGAACGAGGAGTCCACTTCCACTCTCCTTAATTATCTCGGGGATTCCCCCAACGTCCGTCGCGACAACGGGAATGCCTGATGCCATCGCCTCGAGAATCACTATACCGAAAGCTTCCGCCGTAATGGATGGAAGGACGAAGACATCCGCCATGCCAAAGAGCTTCGGAAGGAGAGAGCTCTCCACGTAGCCGAGAAAGCGCACCTTGTCCTCCACCTTCAGGAACTTAGCCTGCGCCTTAAGGAAGGGGAGCATCTCTCCCGAGCCCACCATGACAAGGGTGGCATCCTCAATTCCGGAGAACGCGTTGAGGAGAACCTGTGGGCCCTTGCGGTAGCTCATCCTGCTGACGTACAGGACGACCTTTCCTTCAATGCCGAGTTCGGACTTGAGGCGCTCCCTTTCCGTCTTACTCAAGGGTTTGAAGATCTCATCATCTACTCCATTCGGGATGACCCTCACAGGAACGTCCGTGAAGTGGTTGATGAACGCCTCCGCAGCCTTGCTGACGGCTATTATCTCATGGGG
Coding sequences within:
- a CDS encoding C2H2-type zinc finger protein, whose product is MAVLEAIKFKDRDGELYFRCPRCGMVFRRSKDYVRHINKAHGHLFKKA
- a CDS encoding creatininase family protein codes for the protein MRMEELTWPDFEEAKKSIDTVLIPVGSVEAHGRHLPLGTDVFAPLELCRRVEKRVRKAGKDVLIAPPIWYGHTFVLNVYPGTIDVRADAFKVYVREVISEFVEEGFKRVVLMNGHGGNVYPLVEAAEEVAESYPNAEIWLINWWIDFREDILSICSSQGHAGQDETSVMLAIRPELVKMDKAVGEKRTSRVRVIRKDIGRELFPGGVNDDPGSAMRENGEAILGVISEKIARLLLGEV
- a CDS encoding glycosyltransferase family 4 protein, which gives rise to MRIALVSDWYYPKVGGVASHMHHLAIHLRERGHEVAIVTNDLETGKEEELESLGIELVKVPGRISPILGINMSYSLASSEELGEFLEDYDVVHSHHAFTPLALKAVKAGRTLGKATLLTTHSISFSHESRLWEALGLTIPLFSRYLRYPHEIIAVSKAAEAFINHFTDVPVRVIPNGVDDEIFKPLSKTERERLKSELGIEGKVVLYVSRMSYRKGPQVLLNAFSGIEDATLVMVGSGEMLPFLKAQAKFLKVEDKVRFLGYVESSLLPKLFGMADVFVLPSITAEAFGIVILEAMASGIPVVATDVGGIPEIIKESGSGLLVPPGNELSLRRAIQKLLNDEELRKWFGTNGRKAVETRYSWKRVTVAIEKAYEDALLMG
- a CDS encoding cell wall-binding repeat-containing protein, translating into MVKRALVFVLILFMVSPLILSLSAAQEETPKYDLIIVRNDDLIDYIVAWPYAKMLGVPILPVDPKELDPGTLAQLQSYAQSGWNHVLIIGDSQAVSNDVQDELLNIGFVVERIGGAVRTETAAKLALHFYPNGAETVVVASSSDYGSALAAARWAMNYNYPLLLTQEDALSDSTADAIKKLKPELVILMGAGMSKDVQTKIEALGYQTYWLKEDIEITVPKPKEEGTNWIMVIAAVLLSLAVAVPVSLYYAKKRWAANRVPIEVLTEKERIVVKAILDRGGVIKQEELPELTGYSRPTISRIIQELEKKQLVTREKVGKTFIVKLTKEIAIRE
- a CDS encoding metal-dependent hydrolase; amino-acid sequence: MVKVRFLGHAAFEIVGSKRILIDPFLTGNPAAAVKPEELEADLVLVTHAHGDHIGDAVLIAQRTGAKIVAMYDIATYLMENNKGITTIGMNYGPTEIEGVKIVQVPAWHSSSDGKYSIGNACGYIIDLDGVKIYHAGDTFVFRDMELLAELYGPIDLALLPIGGHFTMGPKEAAKAVEFLKPRRVVPMHYNTWPPIAKDPEEFKRLVGDKAEVVILKPGESLEL